cattctctcttaactaaaggaacattagaaatattcaagtaatttcctgaaagataaccctctttaggaatagtgaactgcatgCCAGGTGCCCGAATATTAGTCAGGTCcgggcctgaaaaaaaaaaaaagatttcatcaacaatttatatgacgtgcacctggttaccatatctgcaggattttccttgccattaataaacccaaattgaacaggatatgtttcacaaagtttttgtatgctatagattctgttcattacaaaagtagaacattggttcattttcttaagttgaagagaagaacttattaaccattgcagggcacaagaagaatctgaaaatagacaaatctttgtcacctttataggttttatgcaactgggaccagcaagatccaaataaagatcaatagattgttcaactcctaaattaatggcgtggatctctaaagatggtatggatttacctttcaattgggtattaaccaaccgatttttagcattaacaaaggtaagtttgccagactcaacattcagtagataaatgacacacccatatatgtcacaactggcatcagtaaaaacaattatattatactcaccatcccttcgacccacaaaccgagttactttgagagggggcgatgaattacattgcctacagatattcctccagtctttgagctgttgactgttaagagtctgatcccaattcaaacccttttgacactgcaaattatgcatataaagcctacatcggttaaatagatgcaagttgaaaccaaaaatgtcaaactgggaggcaatggacctaagaattaatcttttagtgttagcGCCTGGGTCAAGGTTAACtggcctagtgaaaatatcatccgaaagtctattccattcaagcccaaacaatttattgacttcaggagtaaTAACTGACTGATCCATAtcagactgcagatcaatatcattggttatcagctgctgagtttcaaatttaaagggtctgaatatgtcATCTAACTGCTTATAGGCCCACCTTAGGTCATCAGAGCTGTTCAtggtaatagcaccattatccatatatattaaggcataaataagtttcttcagttcatcaatccttgaatcattactggaagttaaaattaacataaaatacaatgaagccatcaaaagaaatgggctacaccgaagtccaaaggaaagcctgacatttttataagcaTCGGGGGTGTAATCACCTGCGCTAACAttccgaaaccaaaagaacaatagtctagactgatcaatttcacttaaagccaacatattgaaagcttttttcaaatcaaaaattaaaattttttcatcaaacctaatattaagaaatgcagatgaaagcttttgatttaggttaggcccagcatacatacattgattatgtgacagtgacagtttcttataggattcctgcaaattagaaagaaacactatgcgacatttcgtagtttccctttctggtttaaaaactggcatatgaggtaagaatgaatagTTAGGGTATCCAGCCTTAAATACATCCAAgtcaaaaattggttcaataattcccatatttaattgttcctttatgcagttatccaccaactgtaaggaacctttcttacgaagtaactttttcaaattagattgaagaatagccttggaaagagactcatttctcgaaagaaGGTGTGATACCTTCCCATTCCATAACAAGAGAACAACTATACGtccatcacttctcgtgtgcaaatttctcaaagtgtaatccacgagagagttattgagctgattagattcatcactgtaaactttctgatcatagttcaaataaaattggctctccatattcaggatttgatcagttgcttcttgcagtttcctatcaataatagttcctttatctgaaagtaccgtaaatgaacaatttgtcgtcatgtcattgagctcgttaaattcatcattaatagatacagtagtagctAGAAAAAAAGAATGGCAAGGAATATTATAATATGCAcctttttcagcattagaattttcgccccttagtggtttcgaggctaaactatctttaccattaagtgaagtaagattaattaggaacctatcaacattccccatgagcattattcctgaagtagtctcaatatacacagacgaattaggactccctatcattatatctcttcccaaaagacaatgtgaaaaatctactcctaacaaaagctgaacgtcatcaatgccctgagaactggctgataaaagcttgtcagcaaatacaaaatttttactctgcattacactaactacctgaccaagacaaggtaaatttaattgcaggtttatagagggtacaactaaagcagaaatagcaaagatttcattccccagctttatagggacttcaacaagactagtagaatattccttttgaccattaaaccctttcacagtaagtttaacattggtagtcaaagactttaaattacaagaggaagctaacttgctagatataaaagtattttgtgaccctgaatccttaagacccctgtaaagcttattt
The window above is part of the Palaemon carinicauda isolate YSFRI2023 chromosome 11, ASM3689809v2, whole genome shotgun sequence genome. Proteins encoded here:
- the LOC137650073 gene encoding uncharacterized protein, with the translated sequence MNDRFKSHLVHITNVTHPSFQQIVDNFFTACERYEQGQTKGKLSVRDKVVTYSKPLQTKTSTMALKTKTVPAKACNICSKPGISDNDHLSYKCTKYTTPSNKISLLNLHKGCVKCGNFNHFTKACKFRFRRPCSHCSQYHMEYLCGKLSPDRCNSKESSKEASSGIAVLPNVTTGSVLPTFTFYVNGQNKLYRGLKDSGSQNTFISSKLASSCNLKSLTTNVKLTVKGFNGQKEYSTSLVEVPIKLGNEIFAISALVVPSINLQLNLPCLGQVVSVMQSKNFVFADKLLSASSQGIDDVQLLLGVDFSHCLLGRDIMIGSPNSSVYIETTSGIMLMGNVDRFLINLTSLNGKDSLASKPLRGENSNAEKGAYYNIPCHSFFLATTVSINDEFNELNDMTTNCSFTVLSDKGTIIDRKLQEATDQILNMESQFYLNYDQKVYSDESNQLNNSLVDYTLRNLHTRSDGRIVVLLLWNGKVSHLLSRNESLSKAILQSNLKKLLRKKGSLQLVDNCIKEQLNMGIIEPIFDLDVFKAGYPNYSFLPHMPVFKPERETTKCRIVFLSNLQESYKKLSLSHNQCMYAGPNLNQKLSSAFLNIRFDEKILIFDLKKAFNMLALSEIDQSRLLFFWFRNVSAGDYTPDAYKNVRLSFGLRCSPFLLMASLYFMLILTSSNDSRIDELKKLIYALIYMDNGAITMNSSDDLRWAYKQLDDIFRPFKFETQQLITNDIDLQSDMDQSVITPEVNKLFGLEWNRLSDDIFTRPVNLDPGANTKRLILRSIASQFDIFGFNLHLFNRCRLYMHNLQCQKGLNWDQTLNSQQLKDWRNICRQCNSSPPLKVTRFVGRRDGEYNIIVFTDASCDIYGCVIYLLNVESGKLTFVNAKNRLVNTQLKGKSIPSLEIHAINLGVEQSIDLYLDLAGPSCIKPIKVTKICLFSDSSCALQWLISSSLQLKKMNQCSTFVMNRIYSIQKLCETYPVQFGFINGKENPADMVTRCTSYKLLMKSFFFFQART